In the genome of Candidatus Obscuribacterales bacterium, one region contains:
- a CDS encoding DUF6176 family protein, with product MDADIISTPGKCVDTLDRENMHFESMFKSFRNGRMDLSWFSVQSDGGATLDGSPHDIDQLHRDYWEECIDDQIPAEDLEYVVSFVPASIQAIIENRDT from the coding sequence ATGGATGCAGATATTATATCAACGCCAGGCAAGTGCGTAGATACCCTTGACCGAGAGAACATGCACTTCGAGAGCATGTTCAAAAGCTTCCGAAACGGACGGATGGATCTCTCCTGGTTCTCGGTTCAGAGTGATGGCGGTGCGACGTTGGACGGGTCGCCCCATGACATCGATCAACTCCACAGGGACTACTGGGAAGAATGCATTGATGATCAGATTCCGGCTGAGGACTTGGAATATGTCGTTAGCTTTGTGCCTGCATCGATTCAAGCTATTATCGAGAACAGAGATACCTGA